From Montipora foliosa isolate CH-2021 chromosome 6, ASM3666993v2, whole genome shotgun sequence, a single genomic window includes:
- the LOC138007763 gene encoding CUB domain-containing protein 2-like, translating into MLKTLLAFFLVECVITKWCPDTFHLGNDSGTINSPAPRGAFLYPNKARCEWSVTIPHNFQHVKLSFRTFDIEECGKCSCDYVEVFDHVGPRKISLGKFCGNVIPGPFYSSEQTLSVVFKSDDGGGHTGFRASYESVLPGSVCRNASQIKETAGLITSPGFPNERKYPNNMECIWKITTPSKTRITFKIISMSIQSQCGRMGTGDACSCDFLEIRDGNRSNNHLLATLCGDERPADLYSSGPHLWVRFKSDKNGSAPGFMARFSSATIVEGYSCPESWKYPIKCPQDLNPNANQTRACCYNKGPSCCEPGGRRCTDKGAHERDYCPRPNDDGKLKYCCMQNGKPSCCKSSSVRHNLRVILLVGVLAHFCYQVSKFYTGTT; encoded by the exons ATGCTAAAAACTCTTCTAG CTTTCTTTCTAGTGGAATGCGTTATAACAAAAT GGTGTCCTGACACTTTTCATCTTGGTAACGATTCAGGAACTATAAATAGCCCAGCGCCAAGAGGTGCTTTTCTCTACCCCAACAAAGCTCGTTGTGAATGGAGTGTAACAATTCCACACAATTTCCAACACGTCAAGCTCTCGTTCAGGACCTTTGACATTGAGGAATGTGGAAAATGCAGCTGCGACTACGTAGAAGTCTTTGACCATGTTGGACCGCGCAAGATTTCACTTGGAAAGTTCTGTGGTAATGTGATACCAGGTCCTTTTTATTCAAGTGAGCAAACACTATCAGTTGTGTTTAAGTCTGACGATGGAGGAGGCCACACGGGATTTAGAGCTTCGTATGAATCGGTTCTGCCTGGATCGG TTTGCAGGAACGCATCTCAAATAAAAGAAACTGCAGGTTTAATAACAAGCCCTGGATTTCCAAATGAACGTAAATACCCGAATAACATGGAGTGTATCTGGAAGATAACCACGCCTTCAAAGACTCGCATAACATTTAAGATCATTTCTATGTCAATACAAAGCCAGTGTGGTAGAATGGGGACTGGAGATGCTTGCTCATGCGATTTCCTTGAAATTAGAGACGGAAATCGGTCCAACAATCACTTATTAGCGACTTTGTGCGGGGATGAACGTCCCGCCGACCTGTACTCAAGCGGACCACACCTTTGGGTGAGATTCAAATCAGACAAAAATGGCTCTGCCCCTGGTTTTATGGCCAGGTTTTCCTCTGCAACCATCGTAGAAG GATATTCCTGTCCAGAAAGCTGGAAGTACCCAATCAAATGCCCACAGGATCTCAATCCCAATGCCAACCAAACTAGAGCCTGTTGTTACAACAAAGGTCCTAGCTGTTGCGAGCCTGGAGGGAGGCGATGCACCGACAAGGGAGCACATGAAAGAGACTACTGCCCGCGCCCAAATGATGATGGGAAGTTAAAATATTGTTGCATGCAAAATGGAAAGCCGTCTTGCTGTAAATCATCGAGTGTTCGCCATAATCTTAG AGTAATCCTCCTTGTTGGAGTTTTGGCCCATTTTTGTTACCAAGTTAGCAAGTTTTACACCGGAACGACGTAa